One window from the genome of Acidihalobacter ferrooxydans encodes:
- a CDS encoding D-ribose ABC transporter substrate-binding protein produces the protein MKTLKQKFLRSLLVAAAGLFAAVPIAASATQQYTFALLLSTLNNPYFVTMKNSAQAEAKRLGVKLLVLDGNNSSTTQSNQVRTAIARKVNLLLINPTNATAMSPAVKEANRAGVPVIFVDRKTDAGKAIGFFASDNVQAGEQACNYISQRLHGKGQIAMLLGIPGASATNERSAGCETALKKHPGIHIVARQTANFSREDGLNVMRNVLIAHPNLDAVYAENGQMGIGAMKAIDSASTQHKPFIVIVGSNSPYQQKLIKEGKIALSVAQQPGKMVAMAIEAGQHYLQDGVLFVPVPLMMDKAPGA, from the coding sequence ATGAAGACGCTAAAACAGAAGTTCCTGCGCAGTCTGCTGGTCGCAGCGGCAGGTCTATTTGCAGCGGTACCGATAGCCGCATCCGCGACACAGCAATACACCTTCGCGCTGCTGCTCTCGACCCTGAACAACCCGTATTTCGTCACCATGAAAAACAGTGCGCAGGCCGAAGCCAAACGGCTCGGCGTCAAACTGCTGGTGCTGGATGGCAATAACAGTTCGACCACGCAGTCCAACCAGGTACGCACCGCGATCGCGCGCAAGGTCAACCTGCTGCTGATCAACCCGACCAACGCGACGGCGATGAGTCCAGCGGTGAAAGAAGCCAACCGCGCCGGCGTGCCGGTGATCTTCGTCGACCGCAAGACGGACGCCGGGAAAGCAATCGGGTTCTTCGCCTCAGACAACGTGCAGGCTGGCGAGCAGGCCTGCAACTACATCAGTCAGCGCCTGCATGGAAAGGGCCAGATCGCCATGCTGCTTGGAATACCGGGTGCGTCAGCCACGAACGAACGCTCTGCCGGTTGCGAAACAGCGCTGAAAAAGCATCCGGGAATTCATATCGTGGCCCGTCAAACTGCCAACTTTAGCCGGGAAGACGGCCTGAATGTGATGCGCAACGTGTTAATCGCTCATCCGAATCTCGACGCCGTTTATGCGGAAAACGGACAGATGGGCATCGGTGCAATGAAGGCTATCGATAGCGCCTCCACACAGCACAAGCCATTCATCGTCATCGTCGGCAGTAACAGCCCCTATCAGCAGAAGTTGATCAAGGAAGGCAAAATCGCGCTGAGCGTAGCCCAGCAGCCCGGGAAAATGGTTGCCATGGCAATCGAAGCAGGCCAGCACTATCTGCAGGACGGCGTATTGTTCGTACCCGTACCTCTAATGATGGATAAGGCTCCGGGCGCCTGA
- a CDS encoding ribokinase codes for MKVIGSINMDVTVSVKRAPSAGETVLGSDYQLHPGGKGANQAVAAARLGAPVEMIGCLGHDAYGDALYASLQHEPLLLDQLLRLDTPTGAAFITVERGGQNRIVVAPGANAQLTPARLPEHLERTDWLLMQFEIPLDSVTTAAERVRHGGGRVVLNAAPAMALPAALSEALDYLVVNETETGVLLGVDPPQTADEALQLAGRLRTRHSTVIITLGEKGSVWVGPSGHGQVAALAVDVVDTTACGDAYVGALTWALGASQPLARAIELANAAGALTATRAGAQPSLPTLQELRRFASL; via the coding sequence ATGAAAGTCATCGGCAGTATCAACATGGACGTAACCGTGAGCGTCAAGCGGGCGCCCAGCGCCGGCGAAACCGTGCTCGGCTCAGATTACCAACTTCACCCAGGCGGCAAGGGCGCGAATCAGGCGGTCGCTGCGGCGCGCCTTGGCGCGCCGGTCGAAATGATCGGCTGTCTGGGGCACGACGCCTATGGCGACGCACTCTATGCTTCACTGCAACACGAGCCGCTTCTGCTCGACCAGTTGCTGCGCCTCGACACCCCCACCGGAGCGGCCTTCATTACCGTCGAACGCGGCGGACAGAACCGCATCGTGGTTGCTCCAGGCGCAAACGCACAATTGACGCCAGCGCGCCTGCCTGAACATTTGGAGCGCACCGACTGGCTGCTGATGCAGTTTGAAATTCCTCTGGACTCGGTCACCACCGCCGCCGAGCGGGTCCGCCATGGCGGCGGCCGCGTGGTGCTCAACGCGGCGCCCGCCATGGCGCTGCCTGCCGCGCTCTCCGAAGCGCTCGATTACCTGGTAGTCAACGAAACCGAGACCGGCGTGCTGCTCGGTGTCGACCCACCGCAAACCGCGGACGAAGCCCTGCAACTTGCCGGTCGACTGCGCACGCGGCACTCGACCGTAATCATCACCCTCGGCGAGAAAGGTTCCGTCTGGGTCGGACCATCCGGCCACGGGCAAGTCGCGGCACTCGCGGTCGATGTCGTTGATACCACCGCCTGCGGCGATGCCTATGTTGGTGCGCTAACCTGGGCATTGGGCGCCAGCCAGCCGCTGGCGCGCGCCATTGAGTTGGCCAATGCGGCCGGCGCGCTTACCGCCACGCGCGCGGGCGCACAACCCTCACTGCCGACACTACAAGAGCTGCGACGTTTTGCTTCATTGTGA
- a CDS encoding LacI family DNA-binding transcriptional regulator gives MYATLEDVAKAAGVSTATVSYVINNTKPVSAKTRAKVEAKVTALGYRPSASARALRTGRHRMLGLLLPDLANPFFPALAQTVAETARDLGYGLMLSVTGNDSEVRALSAIQQRVDGIVWVPETRQPDIKPHRPTVLIDRIGPELTEFDSVSADHRDGGRLLARKVRELGHHRIGLLAGPAGSVSGRQRREALCAELGDRQPAWIIEVPYSSELPEAAVRQLLHTDATLVVAANDAVAIGAMRVLKANGRRVPADISLIGFDDIPWATLVDPPLSTVRQPVRAIGRRAVELLRRRLDTETSEPTHLILPVEYVARGTTRRLAQEEPLT, from the coding sequence ATGTACGCAACGCTCGAAGACGTAGCCAAAGCGGCCGGTGTTTCCACGGCAACGGTATCCTACGTTATCAATAATACGAAACCAGTCTCTGCGAAAACGCGCGCCAAGGTCGAGGCCAAGGTCACCGCATTGGGCTACCGCCCGAGTGCATCGGCACGGGCACTTCGTACCGGGCGGCATCGCATGTTGGGTCTGCTGTTACCCGACCTGGCCAATCCGTTCTTTCCCGCGCTGGCCCAGACGGTAGCCGAAACAGCGCGCGATCTCGGCTATGGCCTGATGCTCAGCGTAACCGGCAACGACAGCGAAGTTCGGGCACTTTCGGCAATTCAACAACGCGTCGACGGCATCGTCTGGGTTCCGGAAACGCGTCAACCTGACATCAAACCCCATCGGCCTACTGTGCTCATCGACCGCATCGGGCCCGAACTCACGGAGTTCGACAGCGTCAGCGCCGATCATCGTGATGGCGGGCGTTTGCTCGCGCGCAAAGTCCGTGAACTTGGGCATCACCGTATTGGCCTGCTCGCCGGACCGGCCGGCTCAGTCAGCGGGCGACAGCGCCGCGAGGCGCTTTGTGCCGAACTGGGCGACAGACAACCGGCGTGGATCATCGAAGTGCCGTACTCCAGCGAACTGCCCGAAGCGGCAGTCAGGCAACTGCTCCATACCGATGCCACGCTGGTCGTGGCCGCGAATGACGCAGTGGCGATCGGTGCGATGCGCGTACTCAAGGCCAACGGCCGCCGCGTCCCCGCAGACATTTCGCTGATCGGATTTGACGACATTCCCTGGGCCACACTGGTCGATCCGCCACTCAGCACGGTGCGCCAACCTGTCCGCGCGATTGGCCGTCGGGCCGTCGAGTTACTCCGCCGCCGCCTCGACACCGAGACCAGCGAACCGACGCACTTGATACTCCCCGTGGAGTACGTGGCACGCGGCACGACACGGCGTCTGGCACAAGAGGAACCCTTGACATGA